The Maylandia zebra isolate NMK-2024a linkage group LG7, Mzebra_GT3a, whole genome shotgun sequence genome contains a region encoding:
- the hsbp1b gene encoding heat shock factor-binding protein 1b — protein MAETDPKSVQDLTNVVQTLLQQMQDKFQTMSDQIIGRIDEMSTRIDDLEKNIADLMTQAGVEEIEATPEKAKEGQGS, from the exons ATGGCTGAGACGGACCCCAAATCGGTGCAGGACCTTACCAATGTG GTTCAGACTCTGCTGCAACAGATGCAGGACAAGTTCCAGACCATGTCAGACCAGATCATTGGAAGGA TTGATGAAATGAGCACACGTATTGATGACTTGGAAAAAAACATTGCTGACCTGATGACCCAGGCTGGTGTCGAGGAGATCGAGGCAACACCAGAAAAAGCTAAAGAGGGTCAAGGATCATAA